From a single Pseudorasbora parva isolate DD20220531a chromosome 15, ASM2467924v1, whole genome shotgun sequence genomic region:
- the tdrd6 gene encoding tudor domain-containing 6 isoform X5, which translates to MCSIPGLPSTGSNVPVLITRVNMNTSCVLVEFWGNFDQDRKFAYQQLKKEIQYPRESFSESDGNPGDLCLVQVYETWYRARIVSRDSEEYSVFLIDEGRTLRATVNTLAWGKSDFFYLPPEVEFCVLANVLPLSSENKWSTMAIEFMKTFCGRRVNASVQDVLVPHRTFLLDIPCLSRQMFEMGFAKKLYSDQFKEFVARSLQANNGTGEPQRISSIRPKPVEIIEQIEKQQAYMYPELQTDTVETVMVTEVTSPFRIFCQLKVFSQELKKLTEQITRHYEGRVGRNFARPENLGSPCASRGSDGKWYRSVLQQVMSANNVVEVLQVDYGKKQFVQVENVRPLASEFFRMPVITYVCSLHGIVDRGVGWTASQIDYLKSLLLNRTVIAKFQYQSLSEGVHYVTLYGEENTNINKLFELKQKCSLGSDRTLADFAVQKSPSSRKSKIVETTELSHIDESYSDIKRDKPVFFTESLAPNTSHLAVVQHVDSPGKFWVQTQHYADEFNQLMNDLGSLYNNPTSTEGLIREPVVGLLCAAKAQDGVFYRAAVYKVIDKKAEVYFLDYGNTELVDRFNLRQLPLRFQQLPAVAIKCCLHGIKSRLKHWDERATIFFSKLVEDKVLDLQVQEKHQDTHMVQLVDTSLDGENDVSKLLCNANLADSENSLVDNSAVKTCVLKTTHTTGIFLTGARPQTPSISSAVAESASVFKEYLFPIGSSLEVTVSYIESPNDFWCQKAQNAACLEVLMQDIQRFYAHSEFQPPLEAACVACHPETGIWYRALVIQKHQTPHVDVLFVDYGQTKKVAIEDLRKISPAFLKMKGQAFRCSLYNLIHPVSHSALDWSPEATLQFQEFVDTAASMNVPLKCTIFAVMYDSQKVVFNVVDLETPFQSICNLLVQRRLADRAPSKRAPLPPFRLDTYYYSTHGVKTGCEEEVSVTCVKSVTQFFCHLARNSDEIEKLSDKVNSLCRQLEVTKCPQTFGTVCFAKYTDGLWYRGQIKSSKPSLVINFVDYGDTLEVDKSDLLPVPIEAGEIMSVPVQAIECGMSDMPENVPCEVENWFQNFADSHCFTALIVAKEPGGKLMMELYEGKTQVNAMIRQKFHNEMHRNDPSPLKGYSSKNRNAQVPADLVKESSSVLKRGPTDQVPKSWESHAVQRGNVESKQPRSKQGFNTDARPEPTRDFGTSHNSQKLNEPQRKSNDRADARRPRTFDETDGFKPKPQAPLRESSLPMKLIKPGLEAEVFISHCNSPCSFFVQFAADEDDIYSLVEKLNADQSRCANIDSSDIREGDLVCAMFPDDNSWYRAAVRKNIDKINVEFVDFGNTAVISASEICRLDQSFASFPRYSIHCSVHKLNVDSVDQEITPNFKQVIDQNIEKVMCTFIKMSGGVWEVKLNVNGVVLGSTCSLEDAPAATLLTTGVKHQTSDIHISTHYKDPDISSGQMINGYTSFIKGPQLFWCQNVAMDTLQVISDALQNAGNVSDLSLSEDSVLAGSACIALFTEDNLWYRAKVTSKDHDTLSITFVDYGNESKVSMANVKALPPELSDVPPQAFNCQLEGFDLSKGFWDEKADDAFFDLVNDKLLNITVEKMGSAETPHFVKLDCNGVVINDAMRSYWKSQCPESPSVELISGTELVSVNDCVAAEVNIDSEVTLDADTEHVDNEMCTSVLEMQLSEQGQLDLLTNTEAENEAQDSPLEINTENVALPDTWSIVPSETQSNLETTCITENEPVSGSTSPSDTNQQAFAKETDVDATPFPEVLPEHSEGATSIISSENIDSFLINNTDSQLCIVEEPDLPSNEIIQSDLGYLRRSTEKKPVGSECVIWSHVRRNWCTARILKVSEDAALVLLVEHDSEVVVDPLSIFEILPENLLQTLTIETAVPIDLSKGACTSLNTASKFYLLHQADTEYGTTVTSESEEPNGEEEMLIDQINPSDELTDQPQDKESASLSVVVVEDSEDTLGEGALVQVPSAEQDDSQDDLNTSVDGSTMSARVDLLIDFLDVAPHDKVQDACETELETDPLHEEFYVDVTEDLIVLTSDDGAESDTASDGTLQGDVMVTEIHPDDEESSCLQEQSNASDCTNSEESQVTHLTLKVEYASDDEVIFVGVLQESHAEVCEPESEKEKQKHD; encoded by the exons ATGTGTTCTATACCGGGGCTCCCATCAACAGGTTCAAATGTACCTGTACTTATTACCAGAGTTAATATGAACACATCATGTGTTCTGGTAGAGTTTTGGGGAAATTTTGACCAAGACCGGAAATTTGCATATCAGCAGCTGAAAAAGGAGATTCAATACCCCAGAGAGAGTTTCAGTGAATCAGATGGAAACCCTGGTGACTTATGCCTCGTTCAAGTGTATGAAACATGGTACAGAGCCCGTATAGTTTCCAGAGACAGTGAAGAGTACAGTGTGTTTTTAATCGATGAAGGCAGAACACTGCGTGCCACCGTAAACACTCTAGCATGGGGAAAAAGTGACTTTTTCTATCTTCCCCCTGAAGTTGAATTCTGTGTTCTTGCCAATGTGTTACCACTGTCTTCTGAAAATAAATGGTCAACAATGGCCATAGAGTTTATGAAGACCTTCTGTGGTCGAAGAGTAAATGCTTCAGTACAAGATGTTCTTGTGCCTCATCGAACATTCCTTCTTGACATTCCTTGTCTGTCCAGACAGATGTTTGAAATGGGCTTTGCAAAGAAATTGTACAGTGATCAGTTCAAGGAGTTTGTTGCAAGATCTTTACAGGCCAACAATGGAACTGGAGAACCTCAGAGAATTTCTTCCATTAGACCAAAACCAGTTGAGATCATCGAGCAAATTGAGAAGCAACAGGCTTACATGTACCCAGAGCTGCAAACTGATACTGTTGAGACGGTCATGGTCACAGAAGTAACAAGTCCGTTTAGAATATTCTGTCAGCTTAAGGTATTCTCTCAGGAGCTGAAAAAGTTAACCGAACAGATAACTCGGCATTACGAGGGAAGAGTTGGTAGAAATTTTGCAAGACCTGAGAATTTGGGGAGCCCGTGCGCATCCAGAGGAAGTGATGGCAAGTGGTACCGTTCAGTGCTGCAGCAGGTCATGTCTGCCAACAATGTGGTTGAGGTTTTGCAGGTAGATTATGGGAAGAAACAATTTGTACAAGTTGAGAATGTCAGGCCTCTTGCCTCTGAATTCTTCAGGATGCCTGTCATAACGTACGTGTGTTCCCTTCATGGAATAGTTGACAGAGGTGTTGGTTGGACGGCTTCACAGATTGATTACCTGAAATCTCTCCTGCTCAACCGCACCGTGATTGCCAAGTTTCAATATCAAAGCCTTTCTGAAGGTGTTCACTATGTCACGCTTTATGGAGAGGAGAACACAAACATCAACAAATTGTTTGAACTGAAACAGAAATGTTCACTTGGCTCTGATAGGACCCTTGCAGATTTCGCTGTTCAGAAGAGCCCATCATCTCGAAAGAGCAAGATTGTGGAGACAACCGAGCTCTCACACATTGACGAATCCTACTCTGACATTAAGAGGGACAAACCAGTCTTTTTCACAGAAAGTCTTGCACCTAACACTTCACATCTGGCTGTTGTGCAGCACGTTGACAGCCCTGGAAAGTTTTGGGTTCAAACTCAGCATTACGCTGATGAATTCAATCAGCTGATGAATGATCTTGGAAGTCTGTACAATAATCCAACAAGCACTGAAGGATTGATAAGAGAGCCTGTTGTTGGTCTCCTCTGTGCAGCTAAAGCCCAAGATGGTGTGTTCTATAGAGCGGCTGTCTATAAGGTAATTGACAAGAAAGCAGAAGTTTACTTCCTTGACTACGGCAACACAGAACTTGTTGATCGTTTCAACCTCCGACAGTTGCCTCTGAGATTCCAGCAGCTGCCAGCTGTGGCGATAAAGTGCTGTCTCCATGGCATCAAATCCAGGCTGAAACACTGGGACGAGAGGGCTACAATTTTCTTTTCAAAACTTGTCGAAGACAAAGTACTTGATTTGCAGGTACAGGAAAAGCATCAAGACACTCACATGGTTCAGTTAGTAGACACGAGTTTAGATGGAGAAAATGATGTGAGCAAgttgttgtgcaatgcaaattTGGCAGATAGTGAAAATAGTCTTGTGGATAACTCCGCTGTAAAAACTTGTGTTTTAAAAACCACACACACCACTGGCATATTCTTGACAGGCGCCCGACCTCAGACGCCTTCCATTTCTTCTGCTGTGGCAGAAAGTGCATCTGTTTTCAAGGAATACTTATTTCCAATTGGAAGTTCACTGGAGGTAACTGTATCCTACATTGAGAGTCCAAATGACTTCTGGTGTCAAAAAGCCCAAAATGCTGCATGCTTAGAAGTGCTAATGCAAGATATTCAGCGTTTCTATGCTCACAGTGAATTTCAGCCTCCTTTGGAAGCAGCTTGTGTTGCTTGTCATCCTGAAACTGGGATATGGTACAGAGCCTTGGTCATTCAGAAACACCAAACGCCTCATGTTGATGTCTTGTTCGTTGACTATGGGCAGACAAAGAAGGTTGCCATTGAAGATCTTCGAAAGATCAGTCCAGCCTTTTTGAAGATGAAAGGACAAGCCTTTCGGTGTAGTTTATATAATCTGATCCACCCAGTTTCCCACTCGGCATTAGACTGGAGCCCTGAAGCCACATTGCAATTTCAAGAGTTTGTTGATACAGCAGCATCCATGAACGTGCCTTTGAAATGCACAATTTTTGCTGTAATGTATGATTCACAGAAAGTTGTGTTCAATGTGGTGGACTTGGAGACCCCATTCCAAAGCATCTGCAATCTCCTTGTCCAGAGACGCCTTGCTGACCGTGCACCCTCTAAGAGAGCTCCTCTTCCACCCTTTCGTCTGGACACCTACTATTATTCAACACATGGAGTCAAGACTGGCTGTGAAGAGGAAGTGAGTGTCACCTGTGTGAAAAGTGTCACTCAGTTCTTTTGCCATCTTGCTAGGAATTCAGATGAGATTGAGAAACTTTCAGACAAGGTCAACTCTCTTTGCCGTCAGCTAGAGGTGACCAAGTGTCCTCAGACATTTGGAACCGTTTGTTTTGCAAAATACACAGATGGACTTTGGTACAGAGGCCAGATAAAGTCTTCAAAACCGTCATTGGTGATCAATTTTGTGGATTATGGCGACACATTGGAAGTTGATAAATCAGACTTGCTGCCAGTTCCAATTGAAGCAGGAGAGATTATGTCTGTCCCAGTGCAGGCAATTGAATGTGGGATGTCAGATATGCCTGAAAATGTGCCTTGTGAAGTGGAAAATTGGTTTCAGAATTTTGCAGACAGTCATTGTTTCACTGCTTTGATTGTGGCAAAAGAACCAGGAGGAAAGCTTATGATGGAACTTTATGAGGGAAAAACTCAAGTGAATGCAATGATCAGACAGAAGTTTCACAATGAAATGCATAGAAATGACCCAAGCCCACTCAAAGGATATAGTTCAAAGAACCGAAATGCACAAGTTCCGGCAGACCTTGTAAAGGAAAGTTCCAGTGTTCTAAAGAGAGGTCCCACAGATCAAGTTCCAAAATCCTGGGAAAGTCATGCAGTACAACGTGGAAACGTTGAATCAAAACAGCCACGAAGCAAGCAGGGATTCAATACAGATGCTAGACCAGAACCAACAAGGGATTTTGGAACATCCCACAATTCCCAGAAGCTAAATGAACCACAAAGAAAGTCCAATGATAGAGCTGATGCACGTCGCCCTCGTACATTTGACGAAACTGATGGTTTTAAGCCAAAGCCCCAGGCTCCTCTCAGAGAATCGTCTCTCCCAATGAAATTAATAAAACCTGGTCTAGAAGCTGAGGTATTCATCTCTCATTGCAATAGCCCTTGTAGCTTCTTTGTTCAGTTTGCAGCAGATGAGGATGACATTTACTCACTTGTAGAGAAGTTGAATGCTGACCAGTCAAGGTGTGCAAACATCGATTCAAGTGACATTCGTGAGGGAGACTTGGTCTGTGCAATGTTTCCTGATGATAACTCTTGGTATCGTGCAGCAGTACGAAAAAACATTGACAAAATCAACGTTGAATTTGTTGACTTTGGAAACACAGCTGTGATTTCTGCCTCAGAAATATGTCGACTTGATCAATCATTTGCTTCGTTTCCTAGGTACAGCATCCACTGCTCAGTACATAAACTGAATGTCGACAGTGTAGACCAAGAAATTACACCCAACTTCAAACAAGTAATTGATCAAAACATTGAAAAGGTCATGTGCACATTCATTAAAATGTCAGGGGGCGTGTGGGAAGTGAAACTCAATGTTAATGGTGTAGTTCTGGGATCCACCTGCAGTCTTGAAGATGCTCCAGCAGCTACGCTTTTGACTACAGGTGTCAAGCATCAGACATCTGATATCCATATCTCCACTCATTACAAGGACCCTGATATATCATCTGGTCAAATGATCAATGGATACACCTCATTTATCAAGGGTCCTCAGCTCTTCTGGTGCCAAAATGTGGCAATGGACACACTTCAAGTGATTTCAGATGCTTTACAGAATGCTGGGAATGTATCCGATTTAAGTTTGAGTGAGGACTCTGTGCTAGCTGGAAGTGCTTGCATTGCACTCTTCACTGAAGACAATTTGTGGTATCGAGCTAAAGTAACATCTAAGGACCATGACACACTCTCCATTACCTTTGTAGACTATGGAAATGAATCAAAAGTCAGTATGGCTAACGTCAAAGCACTGCCACCCGAGCTATCAGATGTGCCCCCTCAGGCATTTAACTGCCAGCTTGAAGGTTTTGATCTTTCCAAGGGTTTCTGGGATGAAAAGGCAGATGATGCCTTCTTTGATCTAGTCAATGATAAGCTTTTAAATATCACTGTTGAGAAAATGGGGAGTGCTGAGACGCCACACTTTGTCAAGCTGGATTGTAATGGTGTTGTCATCAATGATGCCATGAGAAGCTATTGGAAAAGTCAGTGTCCTGAAAGTCCATCAGTAGAACTCATAAGTGGAACAGAACTGGTGTCTGTCAATGATTGTGTGGCTGCTGAAGTTAATATTGACTCTGAAGTTACCCTTGATGCAGACACTGAGCATGTTGACAATGAAATGTGCACCTCAGTTCTTGAAATGCAACTTTCTGAACAAGGGCAACTTGATTTACTGACAAATACAGAAGCAGAAAATGAAGCACAGGATAGCCCTCTAGAGATAAATACTGAAAATGTTGCCTTACCTGATACTTGGAGTATAGTGCCCTCTGAAACACAAAGCAACCTGGAAACCACATGCATCACAGAAAATGAACCAGTTTCAGGTTCCACAAGTCCGTCTGACACAAACCAGCAGGCTTTTGCTAAAGAGACCGATGTTGATGCAACACCTTTTCCTGAAGTTTTGCCAGAGCACTCTGAGGGAGCAACATCTATTATTTCCTCAGAGAATATAGATAGCTTCTTAATCAATAACACTGATTCTCAATTATGCATTGTCGAGGAGCCAGATTTACCATCAAATGAGATCATTCAGTCAG aCTTGGGCTATTTGAGGCGATCAACAGAGAAGAAGCCTGTTGGTTCAGAATGTGTGATCTGGTCTCATGTAAGGAGGAATTGGTGCACAGCTCGCATTTTAAAAGTTTCTGAAGATGCTGCATTG GTTTTGCTTGTGGAGCATGATTCTGAGGTGGTAGTAGATCCACTCAGCATCTTTGAAATTCTGCCAGAGAATCTACTGCAG ACTTTGACCATTGAAACTGCAGTTCCAATTG ATCTCAGCAAGGGAGCATGTACCTCATTGAACACTGCTTCAAAG TTTTATCTCCTACATCAGGCAGATACGGAATATGGAACTACAGTCACTTCAGAGTCTGAAGAACCTAATG GTGAAGAGGAAATGCTCATTGACCAAATTAATCCAAGTGATGAACTTACTGACCAG cctcaaGACAAGGAGTCTGCATccctctcagttgttgtggttGAAGATTCTGAGG ATACATTGGGAGAAGGTGCGCTTGTTCAAGTACCGAGT GCTGAACAGGATGACTCCCAAGATGACTTGAATACTTCAGTTG ATGGTTCCACGATGAGTGCCCGAGTGGACTTGCTGATAGATTTCCTTGATGTTGCTCCCCATGATAAG GTACAGGATGCATGCGAGACTGAGCTTGAAACAGATCCCTTACATGAGGAGTTTTATG taGATGTTACTGAAGATCTTATTGTTCTGACAAGTGATGATGGAGCAGAGTCTGACACCGCATCTGATGGCACG CTTCAGGGAGATGTGATGGTCACAGAAATCCATCCTGATGATGAAGAATCTTCAT GCTTACAAGAGCAGTCTAATGCATCTGATTGCACCAACTCGGAGGAATCACAAGTCACTCATCTGACCCTGAAAGTGGAGTACGCATCTGACGATGAGGTCATTTTTGTTGGTGTTTTGCAAGAATCCCATGCAGAAGTATGTGAGCCGGAGagtgaaaaagaaaaacagaaacaTGACTAA